The genomic region tttttttctttttttttttttttttttttttttttttttttttttttttttttttttttcttgtttttatatttataatttttttttttgacttgttttttttttcagatcATCCGCAACACACATTGTAGATCACAATATCAATAGCAGTATTATCATTGTAGATCACAGTATTATTGTAGATCACAGTATCATTGTAGATCACAGTATTATTGTAGATCACAGTATCATTGTAGATCAACATATCAATAGCAGTATTATCATTGTAGATCACAGTATTATTGTAGATCACAGTATTATCATTGTAGATCACAGTATCATTGTAGATCACAGTATCATTGTAGATCACAGTATAAATAGCAGTATTATCATTGTAGATCACATTATCATTGTAGATCACAGTATCATTGTCGATCACAGTATTATTGTAGATCACAGTATTATAGCAGTATTATCATTGTAGATCACAGTGTCATTGTCGATCACAGTATTATTGTAGATCACAGTATTAATAGCAGTATTATCATTGTAGATCACAGTTTCATTGTAGATCACAGTTCATTGTAGATCACAGTATCATTGTAGATCACAGTATTATTGTAGATCACAGTATCATTGTAGACACAGTATCATTGTAGATCACAGTATCAATAGCAGTATTATCATTGTAGATCACAGTATCATTGTAGATCACAGTATCATTGTAGATCACAGTATCATTGTAGATCACAGTATCATCATACATGGAATGTAATGCTACTCTTAAAAGACAATATGGGATTCAATAAACAGCTGTGGATGGgcttgagaaatgtaaccactcttaagAATCAATAGCTAtacatcattcatttaaaagtacAACATGTACCTATTGCAAATTGACCCTTTCCACAACTTTAAAAAAAGGAAACAGTAGCCATTGATGACAGACGATACACCAGTCTGCTCTACCTGTTCCAGGGATACAGAGTTGAGACAGCGCAGGGATCTGTTTGACGCCGGGCTGCGGTCTGTTGCCCGCTACTGTAGCCATGACAACCAGGCCTCGTCAGAGAGCAGGAGGATCCAGCGCCAGTGGCTGAGGCTCGACCCCTCGGACCGACGCTGCCAGGTGTGCCAACACCTCTGCTACCTCTCCATGGTGAGTCTTTACTGGGCAGGGAAGGTTGGGCACAAACATAGGCAGGGATTCTGTTGTGGACAAGCGCACTGCACGGCCAACAAGGGCCCTCTAAAGGCCATTTCCCCGATGTTCGTGGAGATGGCATCGAAGGTTAAGTCTGCAGATGTGGGCTCAATCGTAAATGTCCTGTAAAAAGACCGGTCTTACTTTATTGTCCCTGGAGGGAAAATGTTGTGTTTATTCTGTCCTGATGACATGCTCCTCATGTCCCTGCAGGTGGTTCAGGAGggaacatgttgtgtttattctATGTCCTGATGACATGCTCCTCATGTCCCTGCAGGTGGTTCAGGAGGGAACATGTTGTTTTATTCTATGTCCTGATGACATGCTCCTCATGTCCCTGCAGGTGGTTCAGGAGggaacatgttgtgtttattctATGTCCTGATGGCATGCTCCTCATGTCCCTGCAGGTGGTTCAGGAGGGAAAATGTTGTGTTTATTCTGTCCTGATGACATGCTCCTCATGTCCCTGCAGGTGGTTCAGGAGAGTGAGAACGTGGTGTTCTGTCTGGAGTGGGTCCTGCTGTACGTACAGAAACACAAGTCCTGCCGAGGCCTCAAAATGATGTACCGTTACGACGAGGTACTACAGtaaactacacacactacacactactacagtaaactacacaactactacagtatactacacactatacagtaaactcacacactacacactacaggaaactacacactactacagtacactactacagtacactacacactactacagcACACTACTACAGTAAACTTCACACtactacagtacaatacacactactacagtacactacacactactacagtaaactacacacactacagtaaactacacactactacagtataatacacactactacagtaaactacacactactacagtacactacacactactacagttacaactacacactactacagtacactacaccactactacagtatactacacactactacagtacactacacactaactacagtaccactacacactactacagtaactacacactactacagtaaactatacacaatacacactacagtaaactacacactactacagtacactacacactacTAACAGTAactacacactactacagtaaactacacactactacagtacactacacactactacagcACACTGGTTTAAATTTGTTCCAACATTTGATgtaaccttatttaaccaggagaGTGAAAACTGTCAGAACATGAAAGCAGTTCAGCTCAACACCATCAGTACATTCATAGTCCAGACCTCCATTATTAGGCAGTAGGAGGTCGTCAATTACTACACTCACTCTTCAATGTCAACCCACATTCTTCTTCTCCTGATTCCAATTCCTCTTCCTCTCAGGACCAAATCAACCATCTGGTGAGCAGGGTGTGTGGGAGAGTGCTGGAGAGGAGCGGtgctgagaagaggagagggacgagAGGACTTCAGGGCCCCGGTGAGACGTCCACCCCGGCCAAACGCAGCGCCCGAAACAGAACCTCCATCACTGTGTCCCTCACCcgcctcccctcctccaccctgcCCAAGACCGCCCTCAGCTCTAAATAACTCACATCATGGGTCGCGCTCCAATACTTCACATCCTTCCTTCCTGGGTTCTTTGAGGTAAACACAGATTTACAAGTGGTTAGGTTACTACCACACAATTACTGTCACCAATACAACCAATTCACACCYGTGATTACTTCAAAGGAAGGTAGGAAGGATTTCTGAAGTATTCCAACAGGACCAGTGCTTCACTACGGTACATTTCTCTCTGCTCAGTGTGGAGAATGTGCTCCTTAAACCACGGCTTTTGCACTAgagtaaaaaaacatgtttttaagagGCATTAATGGCTGGATTCATTTCCGTATCGGAGGATCCGCGTTTCAGCTCAATTGAAATttgaaggcaatgttcccgcgttcacTGTATATCTcaactcaatcggaaattacctttaaaatgtgAGCGCGGATCTTCAGCGAtatggattgaatccagccctttcgtccaatactgtatattgtatctAGATATCACAATATCCTCCTAGCTACACCTACTGTTATTACCTACAGACTTCACTTCCCTGGTGCTACATCTTGGTGCTCAATTTATACTGTATTTGGTGTAGTAATAATAATGATCATTTCTGTTTTGCTCAAAGCCATTGGACTGCATCCTGAACTGTGAACACGGTTTTAGAACTTGTTACCAATAAGTAGATTCTACAGTTTCGCGTTAGACTCCAACCAGTAATAAGGCTCTTCAGGGGTTTGTAATACATGAAAACGATACAAAGATTTTTCCAGCGGAGCGCAAAATGTGGGTCATATTTATTAGTGCTAAATGtaggaaaacattttgcaacgggaaaaacaaaaaacaagcgtTCCTTATTGGACatgttcaggtagtccctccccgttttggcccttttgcttccgtttggttcctagtgaataagACCCTGGCCCCTTCTCAGATCACTGATGTTATAATTGTTTAGAGAATTGGCCAAGAATGGACCGGTCATCATGGGCTTCACACCGCTCATCTGATCATTTTGGTGTGAAACACTGTGcctaaaaaaaaattgcatactAATCATTTTCAATCACTTCTGGTGCCGATAGTTTTTGTTTTGTGACCAAGTTATCCACTCTAGACCCTTATAGGCTCTTGACCTGCAACTCTTGGGTCTCCGGGAATGCGTTCCGAAYGGCAGCCWATCCCCTATTTAgagcactagttttgaccagagccccaaggGCACWatatagggaatagggtgccatttgggagtcaCRATCCAGGTGTTTTATCAAAGAACAAAGAACTGAAAACCACAACAGCATTGTACATATAAAACAATGTCAATGTCTAAAGATACATGTACCTGAGCCTTTTAAGGAATGGAATACAGTGTTTTGGAGTAGGGGATTTATGAAGAAAAAGCCTCTYCCCCAGTTACTTCATCTGTGGCCCCGTATACACTCAACGGTTGTGATACAAAACAAATCTACAATTACACAAGCATTGTGGAGACAGTGAAATGGtttgtgtaatttttttttgtgcagacaaaaaaatatatattgtatcaCAACCCTTGTGTCCACTGTGTTGGACATTAGTTGTATGGGGCCAGGGTTGTCCTGGTAACATGTATGGGGCCAGGGTTGTCCTGGTAACATGTATGGGGCCAGGGTTGTCCTGGTAACATGTATGGGGCCAGGGTTGTCCTGTAACAGTATGGGGCCAGGGTTTTCCGGTAACATGTATGGGGCCAGGGTTGTCCTGGTAACATGTATGGGGCCAGGGTTGTCCTGGTAACATGTATGGGGCCAGGGTTGTCCTGGTAACATGTATGGGCCAGGGTTGTCCTGGTAACATGTATGGGGCCAGGGTTGTCCTGGTAAACTGTATGGGGCCAGGGTTGTCCTGGTAACATGTATGGGGCCAGGGTTGTCCTGGTAACATGTATGGGGCCAGGGTTGTCCTGGTAACATGTATGGAGAAGTGCTGCTTATATCACTGAAGTACAGCATAGTTTGAATCCCCTCGTTTTTTACCTTTACTTTTTTTATGAAAAGGAAAATAAGTAGAAGAAGATAATAAAATCTACTATGTACAGAAGGAGTAACTCCTGTTGTTGCACTCCAGCCTCGAGACAAGAGTCCTTTAAATCAGCTTGTTGAGACCCTTACAAAAACAATCCATTTTCAAAGTTGACATATATACAGAGTTTGATGTTTTTGAAAAAGCGTGCTTaatgttttggttgttttttacAACAGGCTCATTACAGCCCACCGTCTCATTTCTTATCTCTGATTCTGTTTTCCTCCATGCTGTTCCAAGTTGGACAATGACCgttttatttctattttatttgttAGTACCTATTAAGGTTGAATAAAAAGGTTTGACAGTGTCTATCCAAATGTGTTCTTCTAAGTGTGTCTGTACCCTCCAAGCATCCTGCCAAACATCTCTGTGTTTAACAACCACCAAGCTATTCTAGTTATTGACTTCAAATCTTTGGTTTAAACTCCCAGTGTAATGTCTGAAGAATGCAGTCCATGAACATTTTAAACAACTTTATTATATTTTACTTAGATATAATTGGATACAAGGAAGGAAGCTTcatttataaaaaacagaaaagaaaaaaaagctttttGGGAAAATGCAAAACGGAGCCCCAGATCAGCGTCTAGGAGCTACCCTAGTGCCGCTCTCACCCAGGGGCAGCTCTGTGACGCTCCTAAGAGGCCTGCGAGTCGCTGTCGTCAGAGTTCTTCAACGTCTCTGCCTCGGGCAACGACACCAGGGCTGTGTCGCGCCTGCACTTCCTCCTCGTTGGCAGTACCAGGGGCTGATCTCCATCTCCGCTAGCCTCGCTGCCCTCCCCCTCCTGGCCTCCCCCAGGCTGTGTCTGGCTGTGTCCTGgctggctgagcctggctccGTGGAGGAGAAGGAAGACGGCTTGTTCCTCAGTTCCGCCTGGGTGGGCACCCGCAGGGAGATCTCAGAGGACAACGACTCGGGGTCTGGACCTGggggacaggagggaggagaagggatcaGTCCAACGTCACGGCTCTGCCCATATATGGGATACATGGTTCCATTAGGGACTCAACCACATGCTCCATCATGTGATTCTAGTGTCGCAGTGTATAATCTCTGTTTTGTTTGAACTCATGACCACATTCCCATGACAACACAACTCTGTTATCCCCAGGGTGACGCGAATGCTTTGATACCCTGCGTTCATAAGAAAGTGGCTCGCTAGCAACGCACTTAAAACATGACTAAATGGACACAAGCAAATACGGTCTCTGTACCGTTGGTGGCTACATGATAGCATTAGCCATACTGTCTCTGTACCGTTGGTGGCTGCATGATATCAACAAATGgtcgtcccaaattgcaccctattccctacataaatTAGTACAAATAAGTAGCAAGCCTTCTGCAAGCCTGTTTCTgtatgaggcagcttgatgtaccagtacacccctggacaggacactatctatctcctgtttctgtatgagcgcttgatgtaccagtacacccctggacaggacactagtctatctcctgtttctgtagtgaggcagcttgatgtaccagtacaccccctggacaggacactagtctatcccTGTTCTGTAGTgagcagcttgatgtaccagtacacccctggacaggacactagtctatctcctgttctgtagtgaggcagcttgatgtaccagtacaccccctggacaggacactagtctatctcctgtttctgtagtgagcagcttgatgtaccagtacacccctggacaggacactagtctatccctgttctgtagtgaggcagcttgatgtaccagtacaccccctgacaggacactagtctatctcctgtttctgtacggggtagcttgatgtaccagtacccccctggacaggacactagtctatctcctgtttctgtagcgtgaagcTACTCCCAATCTTCCAATTTCAGGGAggacactaaccacaaggccactgagttggttattccctacatagtgcactgagttggttattccctacatagtgcactgagTTGGTTATTCCTACATAGGCACTGAGTTggttattccctacatagtgcactgagTTGATAACTACCTGAGGTGAGTGAGGAGGTCAGGACTGAGTTGATAACTACCTGAGGTGAGTGAGGAGGTCAGGACTGAGTTGATAACTACCTGAGGTGAGTGAGGAGTCACTGCGTTGATAACTACCTGAGGTGAGTGAGGAGGTCACTGCGTTGATAACTACCTGAGGTGAGTGAGGAGGTCACTGCGTTGATAACTACCTGAGGTGAGTGAGGAGGTCAGGCTGTTGTCTTCTCCTCCAGAGTTGAGAAAGACGTCGAGGGCCTCGTGGTCCGACATGTCCATCAGGGCCATCTGTTCCAGAACGTCAACGTTCACCTCCATGGAAGACATGCTACCTATTGGCCCTGTGGAGCGACACACACAACCAGCGTCACGTCACACTGCAGCTACACACACCCGTACAGTTACTCAGTCACATCCTGCCTCGATTTCTCACAAGGAATCTTGGAACTTATCCTCCAATATGGTTGAAAGAGAGGCGAGGAGATGGGGTGCGAGGATTCACGGAATGATGATTTGAAGAcctcagactgacagacagtaaaACAGCACAACACTGAAGATACACACATGTCCCTGTTactcagactgacagacagtacaACAGCACAATACTGAAGATACACACATGCCCTGTTactcagactgacagacagtacaACACTGAAGATACACACATGTCCCTGTTactcagactgacagacagtacaACAACTGAAGATACACACATGTCCCTGTTACTCAGACTGACAGACAACACAGCTCTGacatgacacagacagacagcaccatcATAGCTCAAAGTATGATGAAAGCAGGAAGGGAAGCACAATAAAAGACAAAGGAAACAGTCAATTAACCGGCGTCGCATCACTGGTTATTGTAAAGCTCAACGTCCCAGCATTAGACAGAGCAGAACAAGACGAGGGAAAAGTCCGAATCTACACCAAAACACTTTGACCTACAACGCAGCTGTTACACCAGACGAAAgtttagaaaatatcttaaaacaCAAgtcaaccttt from Salvelinus sp. IW2-2015 unplaced genomic scaffold, ASM291031v2 Un_scaffold6394, whole genome shotgun sequence harbors:
- the LOC112078862 gene encoding LOW QUALITY PROTEIN: dysbindin-A-like (The sequence of the model RefSeq protein was modified relative to this genomic sequence to represent the inferred CDS: inserted 1 base in 1 codon) — protein: MYWSSSPXXSMAASVRASQPSIHLYVYVSSTSCSFTCPVLPVSPPAELDSEHAQKVLDMEHAQQGKLKERQKYFEEAFQQDMDQYLSTGYLQITDRRGPIGSMSSMEVNVDVLEQMALMDMSDHEALDVFLNSGGEDNSLTSSLTSGPDPESLSSEISLRVPTQAELRNKPSSFSSTEPGSASQDTARHSLGEXQEGEGSEASGDGDQPLVLPTRRKCRRDTALVSLPEAETLKNSDDSDSQAS